In the Arachis ipaensis cultivar K30076 chromosome B10, Araip1.1, whole genome shotgun sequence genome, one interval contains:
- the LOC107620182 gene encoding protein FAR1-RELATED SEQUENCE 5-like, protein MESDEYDFQEDETEHDHHAEADVDNGDAVELEDSLDGAGGMSDNYAEDEFYTVDSVESIGWIDFLNLSKEDIFRFNFADVDIAFEFYQQYAKHHGFGARRSRSEKRGEVRIRQEFVCHRQGYRSPKFYSMPNRKKRPRAETRCGCPARMLLRMDDESGRWLVAYFSDVHNHHVLELRFSSMLPGHRRMSEADIEQMNDMRKGGIGVSRIYGFMVSLAGGYHNVPYTTRDMHNVNAKQRREGGLDAESCLRYLRECKTNDPALYYKEVVDGEGVLQHLFWCDGTSQIDYQVFGYVVAFDVTYKKNVYLSPLVVFSGVNHHSQTVVFATALVADEKEETYVWLFQQLQTSMKGKAPVSIITDGDRQMKSAIEQVFPEAHHRLCAWHLLRNATSNIGKPKFTRMFRDCMLGDYEVRTFERKWFEMVEKFGVADKRWVQDMYERRHSWATTHIRGKFFAGFRTTSRCEGLHAVISRYVKSRYSYTEFLRHFQRCLMFVRAKEVEADFECAKGDPVMTTNLKQLERSAAENYTRAIFYLFVPILNRACVMRVVDSEDNGSYFIHTVSRYGTPGKDWRVVATSDTREVRCTCMRMECFGVPYEHIIAVLVLNNVHEIPRSLILPRWTKDAKLVAVQSMGVIWDSVQLTQHWCLMDWYRKVCKIACHSTEKF, encoded by the coding sequence ATGGAGTCGGACGAGTACGACTTTCAGGAAGATGAAACAGAACACGACCATCATGCAGAGGCCGATGTCGACAATGGGGATGCGGTTGAATTGGAAGACAGTTTGGACGGCGCCGGAGGAATGTCTGACAATTATGCGGAAGACGAGTTTTACACTGTTGATTCCGTGGAGTCGATAGGTTGGATTGATTTTTTGAACTTGAGCAAGGAGGATATTTTCCGGTTTAATTTCGCAGACGTTGACATTGCATTTGAGTTCTACCAGCAATATGCAAAGCACCATGGCTTCGGGGCGAGACGTTCCAGAAGCGAAAAACGCGGCGAAGTAAGGATACGGCAGGAGTTCGTGTGCCACCGACAAGGGTACCGATCCCCGAAGTTCTACTCGATGCCTAACCGGAAAAAGAGGCCGAGGGCCGAGACACGTTGTGGATGCCCTGCAAGGATGCTACTCCGCATGGACGATGAATCAGGACGTTGGCTCGTTGCGTACTTTTCAGACGTGCATAACCACCACGTTCTTGAGTTGCGATTTTCTTCCATGCTTCCAGGCCATCGGAGGATGAGCGAAGCGGACATCGAGCAGATGAACGACATGCGCAAAGGGGGCATTGGCGTCTCCCGAATCTACGGTTTTATGGTGAGCCTAGCCGGCGGGTATCATAATGTCCCGTACACAACAAGGGACATGCACAATGTAAATGCGAAGCAACGAAGGGAGGGTGGCCTAGATGCGGAATCATGCCTAAGGTATCTCCGAGAGTGCAAGACAAATGATCCAGCACTGTACTACAAGGAAGTTGTTGACGGTGAGGGCGTGTTGCAACATTTGTTTTGGTGTGACGGCACCAGCCAAATTGATTACCAGGTGTTTGGATACGTGGTTGCATTTGATGTAACGTACAAGAAAAACGTTTACCTTTCACCTCTTGTAGTATTCTCCGGTGTGAATCACCACAGCCAAACGGTTGTCTTTGCCACCGCACTGGTGGCAGACGAGAAAGAAGAGACCTATGTCTGGCTGTTTCAACAGTTGCAAACTTCAATGAAAGGGAAGGCTCCCGTGTCCATAATAACCGACGGTGACAGGCAAATGAAGTCTGCGATCGAGCAAGTTTTTCCGGAGGCTCACCATCGACTCTGCGCTTGGCATCTACTCCGAAACGCCACGAGCAACATCGGAAAGCCCAAATTCACCAGGATGTTTAGGGATTGCATGCTTGGCGACTACGAGGTCCGAACATTCGAGAGAAAGTGGTTTGAGATGGTTGAGAAATTTGGCGTCGCCGATAAAAGATGGGTACAGGACATGTACGAGAGAAGGCACAGTTGGGCCACAACACACATACGGGGAAAGTTCTTTGCCGGATTTCGAACAACGTCAAGGTGCGAGGGCTTGCACGCTGTGATATCACGGTATGTTAAGTCTCGATACAGCTACACTGAGTTTTTACGTCATTTCCAGCGATGCTTGATGTTTGTGCGTGCAAAGGAGGTGGAGGCTGATTTCGAGTGTGCAAAGGGTGACCCTGTTATGACCACCAACCTGAAACAGCTGGAGCGGAGTGCAGCCGAGAACTACACTCGTGCAATATTCTATTTGTTTGTTCCCATTCTTAACAGGGCCTGTGTAATGAGGGTGGTTGACTCTGAAGACAACGGTTCCTATTTTATCCACACCGTCTCTCGATACGGCACTCCGGGGAAGGATTGGCGTGTTGTTGCAACGTCTGATACGAGGGAGGTCCGATGCACGTGCATGAGAATGGAATGTTTCGGGGTCCCCTACGAACATATAATTGCGGTGCTTGTTCTTAACAATGTTCATGAGATCCCGAGGTCTCTGATATTGCCGAGATGGACCAAGGATGCAAAACTTGTGGCGGTGCAGTCGATGGGCGTGATTTGGGATTCTGTGCAACTGACGCAACACTGGTGCCTGATGGATTGGTACCGGAAAGTGTGCAAGATTGCATGTCACAGCACTGAAAAGTTCTAG